The genomic window ACTTCATTGTTGTCactgattttgttattttctttgggGCAAATCCAGATATAACCtgaaatcaatttattataCTCTGCTATGATGAGGATGAATACTACAATGTGTAACATGTTACAGTTCTGTTCTGCATGGTTTTATCTTATGACACAAGTTGCCAGCCTAActgaaaaaaaacctttagaatCTCTGAATCGTTTTACCATGTCAAAAGAATTCTAATTGGAGTAATTTctgcaatatatttttcatgcaaGTACTATGATtgggttccttttcttttaagagaTGGACCAGGaggggaaagaaagaaaataataaacagTTTGAGATTAATAGCATtgctaaaatattaatatgtgggattaattatataattgtgGTTTTGATAGTATTTTGTCCAACAAGTGGTCCAATCATTGGTTCTGGACTTTCAGGTCGAGATTGAAATCCAAATAATACTCATTTGTAATACATATGTTGAACTTCAACATTTTTTCTGTGACTGAAATGATCTTATCTACCAGGACCTAGTCCTTGTGTCCAAATTGTTTGATCCACTAtcaagtaaaaatattaaattgccaTAATTGTGAAATGAAATGTTCCTGCATGTTGCTATATTTTATATACTAGTTGAATTTTGTTCTACATTTCTTTCCTAGACTCGGCTGTGAGTGAATTATGATAAAGAATTAACCAAAATGAAATGCCAGTTCTTTCCACTCAATAATGACATAAATGCACGCCAACCAGAAACAAGAGCAGTTATGAATTGGCTGAGAGAGATACAATTTGCAGCGTCTGCTAGTTTGCACGGGGTAATGCTTCGTCTCCTTTTTTTCCACTATGTTACAAATTTGGTGAAAGCATATGcataccatgtttttttttattaaaaaataatttaattttgtcgTTTCTTTAAGCTAAGAGTGATAGGCACTTAGTTTGACATGTTACCGTGTACATTGTATGTTGtgattgaattaaaatacaatttttaattCACATAAAGAGGGGTGAAGTAATCATATGGGTATGTAAACATCTGCTGGTTCTTATATCAATGTGTGCCCAAAATAGCTATAAAATTCTTGAACATTGCGAGTGGCATTCTTCTTGATCAGAAATGGAAGACTTGATCTTGATTCATTCACATCTGTTCATCCTGAAATTTAAAACTTgtcttttcttccttctttacaTTTTCACATTTTCAACATATGATTGTTGCTGGGTTGACTTGTCCAGCCAATTTCAGCTGATTCTAAAGAAATGAACTTTTTTATGGGCTTTTGTGAGTGCTACTAAGTCGTTGAAAACACAGGGATGTGGATTTGTCTTGCTTTAATCATACTTCTTAGTCTTGCCTTTTGTTATTCTCAGGGTGCCCTAGTTGCAAATTACCCATGGGATGGTACTGAGGATAAAAGGTAATTATGCCTATTGCATAGATACGTAACTTGAAAGTAGTACCTCTTTCTTCATGTTTCGTTACTGATCCTTTAGTTCCTCCGTACATGCTATCCATTTGGTGCTTGTTAGAATATTGCATGCTATCCATTTGGTGATTGTTAGACTATTGCCATGCTGACCATGCTTATTCAAACCCATTCCACTTATTTCTGCATTGTttcttaacatattttttttcaattaggcCATTGATCATTAATCTATTAGATGGTTTGTTGATTCACACTTCTTTTTTGTAGTTTaggtttccataaaaaaaactgacaTGTATCTTAGGCATCGATACCATGATGTGGTTTCTAAACAAATCTTTCCTTTCAATAGTTTTCTTATGGCTATATTTCAGGCTTAGTGTATGCATAGTTTAGGTTCTGCTAGTATATAATTCCATAAAAGATGCCACAAGTAATTTCATGAAGCTGATCTCttgtttttctgtgttttttttggcTCCCTAAATGCTCTCACTGACACTGAAgacaccatatttttttatgccctGCCTAGaatttcttttctgttcttttatGCACTTAGCTTTATCTTGTTATGTGCAACCAATTTCAGGAGAAATTACTATGCATGCCCTGATGATGACACATTCCGGTTCATGGCGAGTATATATAGTCGTTCTCATCATAACATGTCTCTGAGCAAGGAATTCCCTGGAGGAATCACAAATGGAGCGTTTTGGTATGGCAAGTTCAAAACTGTTTCTTATGCACAAGAACTACACTGGCATAAATCATTCTTCAAGAGTATATATTTGCACTTGTATaagttttgcttttcttttcctttatttgttGCTCAGCGACTATATTAACCAAAACTTGCTGCAGGTACCCAATATATGGTGGAATGCAAGATTGGAATTATATACATGCTGGATGTTTTGAATTGACCTTGGAGATTAGTGAAAACAAATGGCCTAATGCCAATgaggtcagtttttttttcaagctgtATCTGTGTTTACTTGTCAGTACATCACCCCTGTGACGCTGTCCTCCCACTTTCCTTTATTCCCTTCCATCTTACAGTCATCCAATTGCTTAATCTGTCTTGCCATGTACGTGGGCAGCTTCCTACTCTTTGGGAGTACAACAAAATGAGTTTACTGAACCTTGCAGCCAGCCTTGTGAAGGTAGGCTGCAGTGtggcaattaatttttttttctcatatattagtttttttcctgctttttGTAACATCTATAGTAGGAACCCTCATAAATGATTTTCATGGCAAATACACATGCTGTCATGCAAATgaggatttttaaaatttcttttattgaaatatataccGCCACTTTCATACCTCATAAAACATTAGTTTGGATGAGTTGAAtgtgaatttgatttgaaattcagATATCTAAGCAACAATACTATCCATGTGGATTGCATATTCATgttattaaaactaaatatcattattgtttgtttgattaaatcattttagataatttatagGCTCAAGGAGATCACAGTTTGTTTCTGAAGTCATGCCAATTACATATATCTGATTTACGAAGTGTCAAATCATTATCTAAATGACTTTTATGCTTACAGACAGGAATACATGGAAGGATCTTTTCGTCAGATAGTGGAATGCCACTCCCTGGCTCTGTTTCGATCAAGGGAATAAATTACACAGTAAGTTCACAACCATTTATATATCTTGTTTTTGATTGTTCTCTATTGTTACTAGGGAGTTGTAGTTTGTTCTGCTGTCCTCCAGCACATTGAGATTTTCTTTCAGAAATGGGTTGTGGATGTTGTAATATCTATCACCGAAAACAAATTATTGTCTTGTTTTTGCCATGCATCAAGAAATCTTTCAAGTCCATGTAGTGTCTCTATTCAAAACCATAGCATCATGCAGTATGTCCCTGCTCTACTAGTCggaaaattatttgtttttttgttttcccttttctctTGAGAACTGTTTCAATACTATGTAAAATGCATCTTGACATACTTTCATTTTGAACTTTTGGGTTGGTTATTACATAATAACATTGATTGGGATATCAAGTTCAAGCTTCTGTATATAGCTAACCAAACCAGTGGGCCAGTCCTTTAAGGAAATGTTCTGTCATTGCTTTGAAACTTGGTGCTTTGTCTTCATATTTCTCTGGTAACATATTCCTTAGCAACTCCTTAACTTCAATTCACAGGTTAAAGCTGGCAGAGGTTTTGCTGATTACCATCGGCTACTTGCTCCAGGGGAGAGATATGAAGGTATGTCATATATTGAAGTGTACCAAAACATCAGGATTAAACTTTAGCAATTTGGCAAAACATGGAGTCTCCTTAAGGTTTAAAGTAATCAAATAGTTCTTCAAAATTGACAAAACATGAACACTCATTTCGATGAATATTGTAATGTTAGAAAGCCAATCTGTTCCTCAAGTGGCAACACGACAATGCTGAGCCAAAATATCACCCAGAACATTGTTCCATCCAAAAGTAAAAACTGTGGAAGTTTGAATtgtaaatgaaattattaatcTTATGAAATGTTAAATCTTATTCTGATTTAATAGCCTTCATTGCATATTCCCAACAGTATTATGTAGCCTTTGATTTAGCTATTGGTTATATCATTGAATTACATAGGGTAAAATGTACCAGAGCCCCTGTACAGTTATTCAGTCAAAGTGCAAAGAGTCCTTGAATAAATTATTCAGCACAAACAATCCCTTAATAAAATTGGGGCAAACCATTCAGTTTTTTAAAGATAACATGTGCCAAGCCCTCCTAAACTGTTAATGAAAGCGCAAATAGTCCCAAAACAAAGTATTCAATGCAAATTAGGTCATTCTATTAAGTGGGACGGGGTGTCCTGTGCTACACACATGATTTTACTTGAATCCATATTGGATTGAAACCTGAAGTCACTTGAAAGAAGGACTAATTTTTACTCTTAATTTTGTTCAGGGACtatttgtttcaaatatttgtttagaaACTCTTTGCGCTTTGATCAATAGTGTAGGGACCTCTAGTTCATTTTACCCAAACATTTTTTGGTTCAAAATCCGGTATGATCTTGCAATACTATAAATTGATCTTGCAATACTATATATTTGATTTACTGGATTGTTTAAGATTGCTGTCCCATCCCCGCTTGGAATTCTAATAGCAACGGGGCAACTGTTTCTGTAGTTATGGCCACTATGCCTGGGTACAAACCAAAAACCACACGTATCTCACTGGAAGAAGCAGCCATGACTCTGGACTTTATTCTTGATCCAGAGGTCACAACGAAGGGGAGCCTACGAAGTATTAATGATTGTAGGTGTGAAAGCAAGTGCGGGCTTGAAGTTTTCTGGAGGATGCACTCAGAggtttattttatcttgattgTTGTCTCTGTATTCCTTTGCTTTTTATTGAAGAGGAAGCTGAAAGTCAACATTTTAAACCATAGACAGTTGCCTAGAAGGTCAGTTCAGGTATGAGGTATGTATGCACTAGCTTATACGAAAccttttacaacaaaaaatacataattcatttttcattatttgcaAATCTGCTGTCAAACTCCTAATCATTTGTGCACTAGGCGTAAGACTTGGACTCTTAAGAAACTAATGCCGAGTAAACATTGATTTATGTATACTTGGTACATTTATTCGTTCTTATAGAAGTAGCTTTCTTTGAAGCAAATAATTTCAacttcattaaagaaaaaaatcaatagagtGGCATTCATTCTTGTCCAGTTTGGGTTTTAGCTTGATTTTAGTTAATTAGTTTGTCGTCGTTGgttaaaaaatccaattattcTCTGTTTGCTGGTTACAAGCATAACAGTGCTTATCTTCTTCCATCTCACACTTTAACCATCCATAAGCTATAGTGTATTTGAAATAGTTGACGCAATCTTGGACATGGTGATGTATATCGAGCAGAGTGTAAATGGCCTGTTCTCAAAACATTTCCCATCTGGCTTGGAGTTACCTGGTGAAACTCCCCTGATTTTCTGGAAATAGGTGCAGTACTTGGGCACAATTTCTTGCAGAGAGAAGCGTTTCGACATTGAAATGGCTCTGTTCAGTTTTTCCCAGCGTTTCTTCATTGTCTCATGTCCAAATTCAAATATCTCCCTTCCTCCTCCCTCAAGGACTGCTTTTAGAAGCTTTAAGGTTCTCAACTGACTATCCCTAGAAACTCCCATGGCATTTAAGGTCAGGTATGTTGACATTCTCTGGTAGATGACCTTGTCCTTAACGATTGCCCACCtgtagaaaacaaataacatgCATGCAGTGCTATTGCAAGGAACTAGCAATGCTACAGCAACACAATATTTCAACGAGGAAAAAACAATAGACACTAGTTCGTTGATTATCTTGACGAATTCTAGGTGAAACTTAATTTCTTGGCCAGCAACTTTAAAATTCTTGAGGGGATTTCGGTCTCAAAGATACCATTAACGATTATATATTCAAGAACCTCCCCTTTCCAACGTATcccaatattaaagaaaaatggcAGCTTAATTTCAGTAATATGTTTAAAACTCATGTCTGTccagagaagaaaacaaatacaaacttTGTTTCTGGGCTCAGTTTACTTTACATGGCTGAGAGAGCAAGAGATAGATGCGTACCTAT from Populus trichocarpa isolate Nisqually-1 chromosome 5, P.trichocarpa_v4.1, whole genome shotgun sequence includes these protein-coding regions:
- the LOC7469245 gene encoding carboxypeptidase SOL1 isoform X4; translated protein: MKIFFFFSLLVFSLSFSSSIARGPLHSSLPSGIRNGSRISYSDSVRRQLFQDKPSKLSDDRAKGYMTNSDLEKAVKEFGRRCSNISRIYSIGKSVHGVPLWVIEISDKPGEEEPEPAFKFIGNVHGDEPVGRELLLRLANWICDNYMKDSLARLIVENIHLHILPSMNPDGYFLRSRGNANNIDLNRDFPDQGALVANYPWDGTEDKRRNYYACPDDDTFRFMASIYSRSHHNMSLSKEFPGGITNGAFWYPIYGGMQDWNYIHAGCFELTLEISENKWPNANELPTLWEYNKMSLLNLAASLVKTGIHGRIFSSDSGMPLPGSVSIKGINYTVKAGRGFADYHRLLAPGERYEVMATMPGYKPKTTRISLEEAAMTLDFILDPEVTTKGSLRSINDCRCESKCGLEVFWRMHSEVYFILIVVSVFLCFLLKRKLKVNILNHRQLPRRSVQV
- the LOC7469245 gene encoding carboxypeptidase SOL1 isoform X1 is translated as MKIFFFFSLLVFSLSFSSSIARGPLHSSLPSGIRNGSRISYSDSVRRQLFQDKPSKLSDDRAKGYMTNSDLEKAVKEFGRRCSNISRIYSIGKSVHGVPLWVIEISDKPGEEEPEPAFKFIGNVHGDEPVGRELLLRLANWICDNYMKDSLARLIVENIHLHILPSMNPDGYFLRSRGNANNIDLNRDFPDQFFPLNNDINARQPETRAVMNWLREIQFAASASLHGGALVANYPWDGTEDKRRNYYACPDDDTFRFMASIYSRSHHNMSLSKEFPGGITNGAFWYPIYGGMQDWNYIHAGCFELTLEISENKWPNANELPTLWEYNKMSLLNLAASLVKTGIHGRIFSSDSGMPLPGSVSIKGINYTVKAGRGFADYHRLLAPGERYEVMATMPGYKPKTTRISLEEAAMTLDFILDPEVTTKGSLRSINDCRCESKCGLEVFWRMHSEVYFILIVVSVFLCFLLKRKLKVNILNHRQLPRRSVQV
- the LOC7469245 gene encoding carboxypeptidase SOL1 isoform X2 is translated as MKIFFFFSLLVFSLSFSSSIARGPLHSSLPSGIRNGSRISYSDSVRRQLFQDKPSKLSDDRAKGYMTNSDLEKAVKEFGRRCSNISRIYSIGKSVHGVPLWVIEISDKPGEEEPEPAFKFIGNVHGDEPVGRELLLRLANWICDNYMKDSLARLIVENIHLHILPSMNPDGYFLRSRGNANNIDLNRDFPDQFFPLNNDINARQPETRAVMNWLREIQFAASASLHGGALVANYPWDGTEDKRRNYYACPDDDTFRFMASIYSRSHHNMSLSKEFPGGITNGAFWYPIYGGMQDWNYIHAGCFELTLEISENKWPNANETGIHGRIFSSDSGMPLPGSVSIKGINYTVKAGRGFADYHRLLAPGERYEVMATMPGYKPKTTRISLEEAAMTLDFILDPEVTTKGSLRSINDCRCESKCGLEVFWRMHSEVYFILIVVSVFLCFLLKRKLKVNILNHRQLPRRSVQV
- the LOC7469245 gene encoding carboxypeptidase SOL1 isoform X3 is translated as MKIFFFFSLLVFSLSFSSSIARGPLHSSLPSGIRNGSRISYSDSVRRQLFQDKPSKLSIGKSVHGVPLWVIEISDKPGEEEPEPAFKFIGNVHGDEPVGRELLLRLANWICDNYMKDSLARLIVENIHLHILPSMNPDGYFLRSRGNANNIDLNRDFPDQFFPLNNDINARQPETRAVMNWLREIQFAASASLHGGALVANYPWDGTEDKRRNYYACPDDDTFRFMASIYSRSHHNMSLSKEFPGGITNGAFWYPIYGGMQDWNYIHAGCFELTLEISENKWPNANELPTLWEYNKMSLLNLAASLVKTGIHGRIFSSDSGMPLPGSVSIKGINYTVKAGRGFADYHRLLAPGERYEVMATMPGYKPKTTRISLEEAAMTLDFILDPEVTTKGSLRSINDCRCESKCGLEVFWRMHSEVYFILIVVSVFLCFLLKRKLKVNILNHRQLPRRSVQV